The sequence CCCTTCCTCTTCCAGATAGCCCGGGACTTTATTACCCTGAACGAACCCAGCCGTATACTGACCACGAACCGTAGTTTCGCGCACATTGGTGTGGTCGATACGGCGCAGCGAGCGCAGCACTTTCACTTTTTCGTCACGGATACGGTCTGTACTCAAATCTGCCGGTGGTGACATGGCAATCATGGTCAGGATTTGCAGTAAATGGTTTTGGATCATGTCACGCATCTGACCGGCCTGATCAAAATAGCCCCAGCGCCCTTCAATCCCAACTTCCTCAGCGACGGTTATCTGCACATGATCAATCGTGCGGTTATCCCAGTTTGACGCAAACAGTGAGTTGGCAAAACGCAGAGCCAGCAGATTCAGAACCGTCTCTTTACCTAAATAATGGTCGATACGATAAACCTGACACTCATTGAAATATTCGGCGACCTGATCGTTAATTACCCGCGAGGACGCTAAATCTTTCCCCAAGGGTTTTTCCATAACGACTCGTGCAGGCTCTTTATTCAGCCCCGATTCACCCAATCCTTTGCAAATTGCGCCAAAAGTATTAGGTGGCATAGCAAAGTAGTTAATCGTAGTGCGGTTTTTTTGATCCAGCATTTTGCCTAACTTGGCAAAGTGCTTGCTGTCATTGACGTCTAAATTACAGAAGTCGAGACGAGAACTGAGCTTTTGCCACAATTCATCATCCAGCTTCTCTTTCATAAAGGTATCGAGGGCTTCCTTTACCACGGCTGTGTACGCGTCTTTATCCCAGTCGGCACGGCCTACGCCGATAATCCGAGTATCAGGGTGGATGTGACCCGCTTTCTCTAATTGGTAAAGGGAAGGCAACAGTTTCCGGCGAGCCAAGTCTCCCTTAGCGCCGAAAATCACCAGATCACACGCCTGTGCTGCCTGGGCTGTATTAGTTACCGCCATGTTATTCTCCTCGTTGCAGGATATTTGTAATTTTCTTACATTACTAATGTACTCTCTTTGACTATAGCCAGTAAACCCGGATAAAAGCGGACCAAAAAAGGTCAAAAAACACTCGATAGAGTGGCAGGCCGCGTCAAATCAGGCCGCACAACTTTAAAATGTAATTTTATGACGTTTTTGACAACTATTTACCATTATGAAAATTAGACACAGGTCATATTCTGGTGAAAAAGAGTGACTTCAGACCAGATGTCTCTGCCAACGGGTTCCAGCTCGTAGTATATTTTCATTAAACCGACATAGATTTCTCCTTTAAATGAAATCGGTAAAACCCATGGGTGACTCTCGTTATATGAATACGCTGGAAAATATCCAAAATAATCTGGACCTCCTGAGCAAATCGGAAAGGAAAGTCGCCGAGGTAATTCTCGCCGCCCCACAAACTGCCATCCACTCAAGTATCGCCACACTCGCCAAGTTGGCGAATGTAAGCGAACCCACGGTAAACCGCTTTTGCCGTCGATTAGACACGAAAGGTTTCCCTGATTTTAAACTTCATTTGGCACAAAGTCTGGCTAATGGCACACCTTATGTGAACCGTAATGTTGAAGAGGATGATAGTGTAGCCGCTTACACTGGGAAAATATTCGAATCGACCATGGCCAGTTTGGATATGGCGAAGAACAATTTAGATATTGCAGCCATTAATCGGGCAGTCGATTTATTGACGCAAGCGAAGAAAATATCGTTCTTCGGCCTTGGTGCATCGGCGGCTGTGGCGCATGATGCCATGAATAAATTCTTCCGCTTCAATATCCCAGTCATTTACTTCGATGATATCGTCATGCAACGCATGAGCTGCATGAATTCCAATGAAGGTGATGTCGTGGTATTGATATCCCACACTGGGCGGACAAAAAGCCTCGTTGAGTTGGCGCAACTCGCTCGTGAAAACGATGCCACCGTGATTGCCATTACCTCCCGCGACACGCCACTGGCCAATGAAGCGACATTGCCTCTCTTGTTGGATGTGCCGGAAGATACTGATATGTATATGCCAATGGTGTCGCGTATTGCTCAACTGACCTTAATTGATGTGTTGGCGACCGGTTTTACCCTACGTCGAGGGGCTAAATTCAGGGATAACTTGAAGCGAGTTAAAGACGCATTAAAAGAATCGCGCTTCGATAAAGGCTCTCCACGGGTCAACAGTGGCGAGTAATGGCGCGAAGTGAATTGTGTCAAAAAGTAAATATTCGCCGGGGGAGAAGTCGTGTTGTTTTGTGTTAGCGCATCTTCTGCCATGAAAATTTGACGTATTATTGAAAAATAATATCTGTCTGACTCGCATAATAGTGGAGTCAATAATTGGTAAATAGTTCGCTTTTGTAATGTGGTCATTGGTGCAAAAACGGAATCCGCATGGGCCATTTTATGCATCAATAGTTTTACAGTCGCAAGCGGATAACATAAATGACACTATGTTGTTGTAAAACATAGCTGTCGCAATTATGTCGTCGTAAAATTTGTAACTTAATTACATTTTACTATCGGATTTATTATCCGCTGTTTTAACAACACCATGCTTCATCAGTCAACGGAGTAAGAGATGTCCAGACGGCTCAGAAGGACCAAGATTGTTACTACACTGGGGCCGGCTACTGACCGCGACAATAATCTGGAAAAGATTATTGCTGCAGGTGCTAACGTAGTCCGCCTGAATTTTTCCCATGGTAGTGCTGAAGATCATGAATTACGGGCCAACAAAGTCCGTGAGATCGCCGCCAGATTGGGGCGCCATGTAGCTATTCTTGGCGATTTGCAGGGTCCTAAGATCCGGGTATCTACTTTTAAGGAAGGTAAAGTCTTCCTTAATGTGCACGATAAATTCCTGCTAGATGCCAATATGGCAAAAGGCGAAGGCGATAAAGATAAAGTTGGTATTGATTATAAAGGATTACCTGCGGATGTTGTTCCCGGCGATATCTTGTTGCTGGACGATGGCCGCGTACAATTAAAAGTTATTGAAGTTCAGGGCATGAAAGTGTTCACCGAAGTTACCGTCGGCGGCCCACTGTCCAATAACAAAGGGATTAATAAGTTAGGTGGGGGTCTGTCAGCTGAAGCCCTGACTGAAAAAGATAAAGCCGACATTATCACTGCTGCCAAAATTGGTGTGGACTTCCTGGCGGTGTCCTTCCCACGTACTGGCGAAGATTTGCATTACGCACGTCGTTTGGCCCGTGATGCTGGCTGCAATGCACAAATTGTCGCAAAAGTTGAGCGCGCAGAAGCCGTCGCAACAGATGAAGCTATGGACGACATTATCCTGGCCTCTGACGTGGTGATGGTTGCTCGTGGTGACTTGGGTGTTGAAATTGGTGACCCTGAGTTAGTCGGAATTCAGAAAAAACTGATTCGCCGTGCCCGTCAGCTAAACCGCGCGGTTATCACTGCAACCCAGATGATGGAGTCAATGATAACTAACCCAATGCCCACTCGTGCTGAAGTTATGGACGTGGCTAATGCCGTACTCGATGGTACCGATGCGGTAATGTTGTCAGCCGAAACAGCAGCGGGTCAGTATCCGGCTGAAACGGTTGCGGCCATGGCGCGAGTCTGCTTGGGTGCAGAAAAAATCCCAAGTATCAATGTGTCTAAGCACCGCCTTGATGTGCAATTCGACAATGTTGAAGAAGCCATTGCGATGTCGACCATGTATGCAGCAAACCATCTGAAAGGCATCACTGCCATTCTTGCGATGACTGAATCAGGCCGCACTGCACTGATGATGTCCCGCATCAGTTCTGGTTTGCCCATCTTTGCAATGTCGCGCCATGACCATACGTTGAACCTGACGGCTATCTATCGTGGCGTAACTCCGGTTTATTGTGATACTCATACCGATGGCATTCTTGCGGCAACTGAAGCTGTAAATCGTCTGAAAGATAAAGGTTTCTTGGTATCTGGTGACTTGGTTATTGTCACACAGGGCGATGTTATGGGAACTATTGGCACCACCAATACCAGCCGCATCATCCGTGTTGAATGACGTTTAACTAAGAATAAAAAAAGCCCGCGAATCAACCGCGGGCTTTTTCATTATTCTCTTAAAGATCTTTGCGAACATAAGGCTCTAGTTCACCTTCTTTACGTGTTTTGAGCAGTTTTAGAATCCAGGTATATTGTTCTGGATTCGGCTTAACCAACAACTCAACTTCTTCATTCATGCGGCGCGCAATATAAGCATCATCAGCATCCGCTAAATCATCCATTGGCGGGCGAATATAGATATCAAGACGATGTTCACGATAATTGTAAACAGGGAACATCGGAACAATAGCCGCACGACAAACTTTCATTAGCCGCCCCACTGCCGGTAATGTCGCCTTATAAGTCGCGAAGAAATCAACAAACTCACTTTGCTCAGGGCCATAGTCCTCATCAGGTAAATAATATCCCCAGAAACCTTGGCGCACAGAACTGATAAAGGGTTTAATCCCACTTTCACGAGCATGAATTCGACCACCAAACCGCAAGCGCGCACTATTCCATAAATAATCCACTAATGGATTGCGTTGATGGTGGAACATGCCGGCAACCGGCTTACCCTGCTCGGCCAACAACATGGCCGGAATATCAATCGACCAGGCATGGGGCACCAATAAAATAACATTGCGCTCTTGTTGTTGTAGCCCATCCAAAATATCCAACCCGTGCCAATGAACGCGGGATAATACTTTTTTCGGATCACGGAAACACAACTCAGCCATCATCATTAAAGGTTGCGCGGCGGTCGCAAACATTTGATCAATAATATGTTCACGTTCTGATTCTGGCAGCTCTGGCATACAATAAAGAAGGTTTATACGGGCGCGGCGACGGGCGCTTTTGGCAAATTTACCGGCAAGACGCCCCACTCCGGCCAATAAAGGGTCTCGGAATTTGGGTGGGACATAAGCCATCGCCGCCATTGCTCCAGCCCCTAACCACACGCCCCAAAAACGGGGATGTAGGAAAGATTTTTTAAATACCGGAATAAAACCAGCTGCGTCGTTTTTCTCTTTATGCATGGGGAACTCTTGGAATGGACGATGAGATAATAATATACCGCTAGGTATAAACGCGCCGGTAGCACAAATTTATGGCTACCGGCGAGCTATTATTAATCCAGTTGCAACTGCGGGATGACCTGTTTCGCAATAGCCAGATAGTCGCTGCGATCTTTACCGCTTAACCCTTCTGAACGCGGTAGCTTAGCGGTCAACGGGTTAACAGCTTGCTGGTTCATCCAAAACTCATAGTGCAGATGCGGGCCAGTAGAGCGGCCAGTGTTACCTGACAACGCAATGCGGTCGCCACGTTTCACTTTTTGGCCTGGTTTCACCAGTAATTTTTTTAGATGCATATAGCGTGTGGTGTATTGGCGACCATGACGGATAGCAACATAGTTACCCGCCGCCCCACTGCGCTTGGCAATAACCACTTCGCCATCACCTACGGCCAGCACCGGTGTCCCGACTGGCATAGCAAAATCCACACCTTTGTGCGGTGCGATACGCCCTGTCACAGGATTAATACGGCGAGGATTGAAGTTAGACGAAACACGGAATTGCTTCATGGTAGGGAAACGCATAAAACCACGCGCCAGACCAGAACCTAGCCGGTCATAGAACTTACCGTCGTCAGCACGAATGGCGTAATAATCTTTGCCTCCAGAGCGCATGCGCACCCCGACCAATTGGCTTTGCTCACTGCGCCCATCAAGTATTTCACGCGACATCAATACCGAGAACTGATCACCTTTGCGCAGTTTGGCAAAATCCAACTGCCATTGTAATGCTTTCGTCACAGCGCGAATCTCAGCACCGGTCAAACCGGCCTTTTTGGCACTGGTAACAAAACTACCCTCCAGCCGACCAGTGAGAACCGCATTGGTCCACTCACCTTTCTGTAACTCTTTTGTTTCTTTGAAATTATTACCTACACGGTCATAAGTGCGGGTTTCACGACGAGAAACTTCCCATGTCAGGCGCTGCAAATCACCAGCATCATTAACTGTCCAAGAGATTTGCTGCCCGATCTTCAGATTACGCAAATCGCGGTTTTGTGTCGCCAACAGGGAAACATCAGAGATATCAATGCCATATTGGGTCAGGATGCTGCTAAGCGTGTCCCCGGTGGAGACAACATACTCATGAACACCCGTTTCACTGACATCTTTGGCATCTAATTCGTCTTGTGGGATTTCATCATCTGGTGCTGGTTGATCAATGGGTTCACTGGCATCGGGCAATAAAATGCGGGTTTGGCTGGTATCTAATACCACGCTCTTGGCGACAGGTTCATGCTCCGGGTGATAAACAAAAGGCCGCCAAACAGCGACGGCCAATGTCATTACAGTCAACGACCCCAGCATGATGCGGTGGGGGCGAGGGAGATTGTTATACGCCAAAGTGATAGTTCGGACTATCTGCTGCACTTATGAGTATCCTTTTAATCTTACTTCAGGCAGCTCACGTATTGGTTCGACAGCTGAGACAAAAAGTTCACATAGCTGTCCTTGCCTAATACTATGCCACTCCCCAAGGGATCCAAAGTGCCTGAACGCACGTTTGTTCCTTTGGCGACAGCATTAATGACGGCCGGCCTGAATTGTGGCTCAGCAAAAACGCATACCGCTTTATGCTCAACCAACTGTGTTCGAATTTGATGTAAACGCTGCGCACCAGGCTGAATTTCGGGATTGACTGTAAAATGCCCTAACGGACTCAAGCCAAAGTGTTTTTCAAAGTAGCCATAAGCATCATGAAAAACGAAGTATCCCTTACCTTGGGCAGGCTTTAGCATAGTAGCAATATTTTTTTCATTTTGCGCTAGTTGATCCTCGAATCGGCGCAGGTTTGCATCTAATTTGTCCTTATTTTGTGGCATAAGTTCCAATAATCTATCGTGAATAGCAATTGCAGATTGTTTGGCGATAGTTGGGGACAACCAAATATGCATGTTATATTCGCCGTGGCGGTGCTCATCGCTGTGATTATCTTTAGCATGATCATGGTGATGCCCTTCATCCTCCCCGTCATGTTCATCATGTTCGTCGCCTTTCATCAACAAAGGCATGACTGAGGGTAATTGAGCCAGAGCTATCTTTTTATTATCAGCAACTTGCGTTAACGGTTTCGATAAAAAAGCTTCCATTTCCGGCCCAATCCAAATAACCAGGTCAGCACTCCGTAACCGCTGGACATCTGACGGGCGCAGGGCATAATCGTGTGGTGATGCACCATCAGGTAATAATACCTCGGTTGGCAGTACACCATCAGCGATGGCTGAGGCGATAAAACCCAGCGGACGCACTGATGTCACAACCGCAGCAGAGGCAATATTAAATGGGTTAGCGATTAAAATTGCGCTGGCCAGCATTGCCCGCTTTAGCCATTTATTTTTATGTAACATAATACGAATTCTCGACGTTTTGATGAGTAAAGCGTAATATTATAACATTCACTCGGTTCTGCAAACGTAATCATTATGTCCACATTGGTCACTCTAAATAAGATATCTGTCACTTTTGGTAGTCGGCGGGTACTAAATGATATTTCCCTTTCTCTGCGTCCGGGAAGAATTCTCACTCTGCTTGGGCCAAATGGTGCCGGCAAATCAACACTGGTTCGCGTGGTATTAGGGTTGATTGCTCCCACCAGCGGCACTCTGATTCGTGAGCCGGGTTTACGTATCGGCTATGTTCCACAAAAACTTTATCTGGATGCCACCTTGCCGCTGACGGTGAGCCGCTTTATGCGGTTAAAACCGGGCGTCAAAAAAGCAGATATTTTACCTGCACTTAAGCGGGTACATGCAGCACATCTATTAGATCAGCCAATGCAAAAGCTGTCTGGCGGCGAAAATCAGCGTGTCCTCTTGGCCCGCGCCCTATTGAACCGACCGCAGCTATTAGTCTTGGATGAGCCAACGCAAGGTGTTGATGTTAATGGGCAATTAGCTCTGTATGACTTAATTGAACAGTTACGCAGAGAGCTCGGCTGTGCCGTCTTGATGGTTTCCCATGACTTGCATTTAGTCATGGCCAAAACTGATGAAGTTTTATGTCTTAACCAACATATTTGCTGTTCTGGTGCGCCAGAGGTCGTTTCCACTCATCCGGAGTTTATTGCCATGTTTGGCAATCGTGGAGCAGAACAGTTAGCCGTTTACCGTCATCACCATAATCATCGTCACGATTTGCACGGAAAGATTATTTTGAAAAACAGCGGGAGTCGTGACGCATGATTGAATTACTGTTGCCTGGCTGGTTAGCCGGTGTGTTGCTGGCAACTGCGGCGGGCCCTCTGGGGTCATTTGTGGTCTGGCGCAGAATGTCCTATTTTGGCGATACATTAGCCCATGCATCATTATTGGGCGTGGCATTTGGTTTACTGTTAGATGTGAACCCATTCTATGCCGTGATCGTGATGACTATGGTGTTAGCGCTTATTCTGGTGTGGTTGGAACGCCGCCCTCAGTTAGCCGTAGACACACTGCTCGGGATTATGGCTCACAGTGCGCTGTCGTTAGGTTTAGTGGTCGTTAGCCTAATGCATAATGTCCGGGTCGATTTAATGGCTTACCTGTTTGGCGATCTACTTTCCGTCACACTGAGTGATATTGGGCTAATTGCAGCCGGCGTCGTCGTCGTGCTGGGCATATTGTGTTGGCAATGGCGGGCATTGCTCTCCATGACTATCAGCCCGGAACTGGCCCATGTGGATGGGGTTAATTTAGAGCGCGTTCGGATGTTGCTGATGCTCGTGACTGCCCTGACAATCGGGTTGTCGATGAAGTTTGTCGGCGCACTGATTATTACTTCTCTATTGATTATCCCAGCCGCTGCCGCACGTCGTTTTGCCCGAACACCAGAACAAATGGCCGGTATTGCCATCGGTATTGGTATTGTTGCCGTGACGGGGGGGTTAACTTTCTCAGCTTGCTATGATACCCCCGCAGGCCCTTCAGTCGTGCTTTGTGCCGCGGCGATGTTCATCTTGAGCCTATCGCAAAAAGCACGCGCATAATGTCGTGAAAATGGGGCGGGTATTACTGAGCCCCATTTCTAATTACCTTTACTTATTCTCCGCCCGCCCTCATTCACAATCATCAATTCTGTTTTTAATATTCTAATTAGTGTGATCAACCACAAATACAATATATATCCAGTGTAATACCCTGCATAACACTTCAAGCAATGAGCAATATAATGGTTATGCAGATACTTTTCTCGTCTCTGCATGGGCTTTGTACACTCTAAATTTACGCAGCATCACTATTGCGCAGAGGCGACCTATCATGGATAGATCCACCCCCACGGGTTTACTTCAGCAACCCAAACCGTTCTTTATGATCTTTTTTGTCGAACTCTGGGAAAGATTCGGCTATTACGGAGTTCAGGGGATCCTCGCTGTTTTCTTCGTCAAACAGTTGGGATTCTCACAAGAACAAGCATTTGTCACTTTTGGGGCTTTTGCGGCGTTGGTTTACGGCCTAATTTCGATTGGTGGCTATGTCGGTGACCATCTATTGGGCACTAAACGCACCCTGGTTTTAGGGGCTGTCGTATTGGCGTTGGGCTACTTCGCCACCGGTTTATCATTATACCAACCTAACCTGATTTTCTTTGCATTAGGGACTATTGCTGTGGGGAATGGTTTATTTAAAGCCAACCCGGCTAGCTTATTATCTAAATGTTATCCGCCGAAAGATCCCCGTCTGGACGGGGCTTTTACTCTGTTTTATATGTCGATCAACATCGGCTCTTTGCTGTCATTATCATTGGCACCGGTGATAGCCGAGCGCTTCGGATATACCGTTACCTATTACTTATGCGGCATTGGTTTAATTTTTGCCCTGCTGGTCTATTTCTGTTGCCGCCATATGGTCCGCAATATTGGGTCTGAACCTGATACAAAACCTTTAAATTGGCGCAATCTGTTGTTAGTCCTAGTGGGAAGTGCAGTGATGATATGCATCTGCGCTTGGTTGATGAATCATGTCATTATTGCCAATTTGGTGTTAATCGTCTTATCGCTGATTGTGGTGTTTATCTTTTTCAAAGAAGCGCTAAAACAGGATCAACTGGGCCGAAATAAAATGTTTGTTGCCTTCATTCTGATGATTGAAGCCATCGTGTTTTATGTTTTATATGCTCAGATGCCAACTTCGTTGAACTTCTTTGCTATTAATAATGTTCATCATGAAATCCTCGGTTTCAATATTAATCCGGTGAGTTTTCAGGCGCTAAATCCTTTCTGGGTGGTCGTCGCCAGCCCGATTTTAGCCTCAATTTATACCCGTTTGGGTAGCCAGAATCGTGACTTATCCATGCCGGCAAAATTTACTTTAGGCATGTTTTTATGTTCGTTTGGATTCCTAACAGCGGCTGCCGCAGGGATGTGGTTTGCTGATGCACAAGGTTTAACATCACCTTGGTTTATTGTTCTGGTTTATCTATTCCAGAGTTTAGGGGAGTTAATGATAAGCGCCCTCGGTTTGGCGATGGTGGCAGCATTAGTACCACAATATTTGATGGGGTTTATTCTTGGGATGTGGTTCTTGACTCAAGCAGCTTCATTCTTGATAGGTGGTTACGTAGCCACCTTTACCGCCACGCCTGAAGGCATGACCGACCCGCTCGAAACATTGCCGATTTATACTGATGTATTTGGTAAAATTGGTATGGTCACGCTGGTGATTGCGTTGGTAATGGCGTTACTGATCCCCTGGCTTAACCGAATGATTAATACCCCGGCTGAAAAGTCTATTGCTTGAAAGTCACCTTCATCAGGGCTGGCCTTGGCACAGCCCTGCATCAAAAAGTCTTACTCTTCGCGGGTGATACCAAAGTGTTTATAGGCATGATTGGTCGCAATACGCCCACGAGGAGTCCGCTGGAGAAATCCTTGTTGGATTAAATACGGCTCCAGCACATCTTCAATGGTTTCGCGTTCTTCACCAATCGCGGCCGCCAAGTTATCCAATCCTACGGGGCCACCCATAAACTTATCAATAACGGCCAGCAACAGTTTGCGGTCCATAAAATCAAAACCTTCGGCGTCTACATTCAGCATATCCAGCGCTTTCATCGCCACATCACCGTTAATAGCACCATCCGCCCTGACCTCAGCGAAGTCACGCACACGGCGTAATAAACGGTTAGTGATACGGGGGGTTCCTCGCGAACGGCGTGCTAATTGGTGCGCACCTTCTGAGGTGAGCTCCAGACCCAGACATTTAGCACTGCGCGACACAATATGTTCTAAATCAGCGACTTGATAAAACTCAAGGCGCTGGACAATACCGAATCGGTCACGTAATGGGGAAGTCAATGAGCCCGCTCGGGTGGTGGCGCCAATCAGGGTAAAAGGCGGTAAATCAAGTTTGATTGAACGTGCAGCCGGGCCTTCGCCAATCATGATATCCAGTTGATAATCTTCCATCGCCGGATACAAAATCTCTTCGACCACGGGTGACAAACGGTGAATTTCATCAATAAACAACACATCGTGTGGCTCAAGATTAGTCAACATAGCTGCCAGATCACCGGCTTTTTCCAACACGGGGCCAGAAGTCGTCCGCAAATTTACCCCCATCTCATTGGCAACAATGTTTGCCAATGTGGTTTTCCCCAAACCTGGAGGGCCAAATATCAGCACATGATCCAGCGCATCACCCCGCTGTTTCGCCGCCTGAATGAAGATTTCCATTTGCTCGCGGACATGGGGTTGCCCGACGTATTCAGCCAATAGTTTCGGGCGGATAGCCCTATCAATACTCTCTTCATCACTGATAACACCCGCAGAAATCAGGCGGTCTGCTTCAATCATCTTAAATCCCTATTTATTCTATAACGCGGCACGCAAAGCATCACGGATCAGGGTTTCACAATCA comes from Yersinia canariae and encodes:
- the pyk gene encoding pyruvate kinase, which codes for MSRRLRRTKIVTTLGPATDRDNNLEKIIAAGANVVRLNFSHGSAEDHELRANKVREIAARLGRHVAILGDLQGPKIRVSTFKEGKVFLNVHDKFLLDANMAKGEGDKDKVGIDYKGLPADVVPGDILLLDDGRVQLKVIEVQGMKVFTEVTVGGPLSNNKGINKLGGGLSAEALTEKDKADIITAAKIGVDFLAVSFPRTGEDLHYARRLARDAGCNAQIVAKVERAEAVATDEAMDDIILASDVVMVARGDLGVEIGDPELVGIQKKLIRRARQLNRAVITATQMMESMITNPMPTRAEVMDVANAVLDGTDAVMLSAETAAGQYPAETVAAMARVCLGAEKIPSINVSKHRLDVQFDNVEEAIAMSTMYAANHLKGITAILAMTESGRTALMMSRISSGLPIFAMSRHDHTLNLTAIYRGVTPVYCDTHTDGILAATEAVNRLKDKGFLVSGDLVIVTQGDVMGTIGTTNTSRIIRVE
- the znuA gene encoding zinc ABC transporter substrate-binding protein ZnuA — protein: MLHKNKWLKRAMLASAILIANPFNIASAAVVTSVRPLGFIASAIADGVLPTEVLLPDGASPHDYALRPSDVQRLRSADLVIWIGPEMEAFLSKPLTQVADNKKIALAQLPSVMPLLMKGDEHDEHDGEDEGHHHDHAKDNHSDEHRHGEYNMHIWLSPTIAKQSAIAIHDRLLELMPQNKDKLDANLRRFEDQLAQNEKNIATMLKPAQGKGYFVFHDAYGYFEKHFGLSPLGHFTVNPEIQPGAQRLHQIRTQLVEHKAVCVFAEPQFRPAVINAVAKGTNVRSGTLDPLGSGIVLGKDSYVNFLSQLSNQYVSCLK
- the znuB gene encoding zinc ABC transporter permease subunit ZnuB translates to MIELLLPGWLAGVLLATAAGPLGSFVVWRRMSYFGDTLAHASLLGVAFGLLLDVNPFYAVIVMTMVLALILVWLERRPQLAVDTLLGIMAHSALSLGLVVVSLMHNVRVDLMAYLFGDLLSVTLSDIGLIAAGVVVVLGILCWQWRALLSMTISPELAHVDGVNLERVRMLLMLVTALTIGLSMKFVGALIITSLLIIPAAAARRFARTPEQMAGIAIGIGIVAVTGGLTFSACYDTPAGPSVVLCAAAMFILSLSQKARA
- the lpxM gene encoding lauroyl-Kdo(2)-lipid IV(A) myristoyltransferase (LpxM is lauroyl-Kdo(2)-lipid IV(A) myristoyltransferase, an enzyme characterized in Escherichia coli and involved in biosynthesis of the form of lipid A found in that species and some closely related species.) codes for the protein MHKEKNDAAGFIPVFKKSFLHPRFWGVWLGAGAMAAMAYVPPKFRDPLLAGVGRLAGKFAKSARRRARINLLYCMPELPESEREHIIDQMFATAAQPLMMMAELCFRDPKKVLSRVHWHGLDILDGLQQQERNVILLVPHAWSIDIPAMLLAEQGKPVAGMFHHQRNPLVDYLWNSARLRFGGRIHARESGIKPFISSVRQGFWGYYLPDEDYGPEQSEFVDFFATYKATLPAVGRLMKVCRAAIVPMFPVYNYREHRLDIYIRPPMDDLADADDAYIARRMNEEVELLVKPNPEQYTWILKLLKTRKEGELEPYVRKDL
- the zwf gene encoding glucose-6-phosphate dehydrogenase, whose protein sequence is MAVTNTAQAAQACDLVIFGAKGDLARRKLLPSLYQLEKAGHIHPDTRIIGVGRADWDKDAYTAVVKEALDTFMKEKLDDELWQKLSSRLDFCNLDVNDSKHFAKLGKMLDQKNRTTINYFAMPPNTFGAICKGLGESGLNKEPARVVMEKPLGKDLASSRVINDQVAEYFNECQVYRIDHYLGKETVLNLLALRFANSLFASNWDNRTIDHVQITVAEEVGIEGRWGYFDQAGQMRDMIQNHLLQILTMIAMSPPADLSTDRIRDEKVKVLRSLRRIDHTNVRETTVRGQYTAGFVQGNKVPGYLEEEGANKSSNTETFVSIRVDIDDWRWAGVPFYLRTGKRLPSKCSEVVVYFKNPALNLFRESYQQLPQNKLTIRLQPDEGIEIEVLNKVPGLEHKHRLQTTKLDLSFSKTFNEQHIADAYERLLLETMRGIQALFVRRDEVEEAWKWVDSIMDAWAADNEAPKPYQSGTWGPVASVAMITRDGRSWNEFE
- a CDS encoding MurR/RpiR family transcriptional regulator, translating into MGDSRYMNTLENIQNNLDLLSKSERKVAEVILAAPQTAIHSSIATLAKLANVSEPTVNRFCRRLDTKGFPDFKLHLAQSLANGTPYVNRNVEEDDSVAAYTGKIFESTMASLDMAKNNLDIAAINRAVDLLTQAKKISFFGLGASAAVAHDAMNKFFRFNIPVIYFDDIVMQRMSCMNSNEGDVVVLISHTGRTKSLVELAQLARENDATVIAITSRDTPLANEATLPLLLDVPEDTDMYMPMVSRIAQLTLIDVLATGFTLRRGAKFRDNLKRVKDALKESRFDKGSPRVNSGE
- the znuC gene encoding zinc ABC transporter ATP-binding protein ZnuC, with the translated sequence MSTLVTLNKISVTFGSRRVLNDISLSLRPGRILTLLGPNGAGKSTLVRVVLGLIAPTSGTLIREPGLRIGYVPQKLYLDATLPLTVSRFMRLKPGVKKADILPALKRVHAAHLLDQPMQKLSGGENQRVLLARALLNRPQLLVLDEPTQGVDVNGQLALYDLIEQLRRELGCAVLMVSHDLHLVMAKTDEVLCLNQHICCSGAPEVVSTHPEFIAMFGNRGAEQLAVYRHHHNHRHDLHGKIILKNSGSRDA
- the mepM gene encoding murein DD-endopeptidase MepM; the encoded protein is MQQIVRTITLAYNNLPRPHRIMLGSLTVMTLAVAVWRPFVYHPEHEPVAKSVVLDTSQTRILLPDASEPIDQPAPDDEIPQDELDAKDVSETGVHEYVVSTGDTLSSILTQYGIDISDVSLLATQNRDLRNLKIGQQISWTVNDAGDLQRLTWEVSRRETRTYDRVGNNFKETKELQKGEWTNAVLTGRLEGSFVTSAKKAGLTGAEIRAVTKALQWQLDFAKLRKGDQFSVLMSREILDGRSEQSQLVGVRMRSGGKDYYAIRADDGKFYDRLGSGLARGFMRFPTMKQFRVSSNFNPRRINPVTGRIAPHKGVDFAMPVGTPVLAVGDGEVVIAKRSGAAGNYVAIRHGRQYTTRYMHLKKLLVKPGQKVKRGDRIALSGNTGRSTGPHLHYEFWMNQQAVNPLTAKLPRSEGLSGKDRSDYLAIAKQVIPQLQLD